The window TATCTCCTCTACTGCTCCTTCTATACCAACCTTTTCCATGTCCACTTCATGCCATCCCTGTTTTCTAAACCACCTTATCTGCCTTTTAGCATATTCCTTTGTGTTTTTTACCATTTCAGTAAGGCACTCTTGCAAAGGTTTTTCTCCTTTCATACAGGGAATAAACTCCTTGTAGCCTATAGCTTGAGGTGATGTGAGAAAGTTTTCAAAGCCCATTTTCATAAGCTTTTCAATCTCATCCATTAGTCCCATCTCAAGCATTTTCTTTGTTCTTTCTTCAAGTCTTTCAGAGAGCCTTTCCCAACTCCAGCGAAGATAAAACCCAACAAAGTCAAACCTTGGCTTGCTCCAACGATGAAAGGAGGAGAAGGGTTTTCCCGTGTTTATGAAAACTTCAAGAGCCCTAACTATTCTTCTTGTATCTTTTGGAGATATTTTCTGTGCATATTGTGGGTCAACAGACCTAAGCCTGCTGTAGAGATATTCACTTCCCTTTTTGTCTGCTATCTCGTAAAGTCTTTTCCTTAGTTTCCAATCTGGTGGTGGCGTTTCCTCTATTCCGTAAAGTAGTGCTTGAATGTATAGATATGTTCCACCGCATACTATGGGGACTTTCCCCTTACTTGATATCTCCCTCACAGCCTTAAGAGCAAACTCTTCAAAAAGTTTAGCATCAAAGGATTCTCCCGGCTCCACTATATCCACCAGATAGTGTTTGACCTTTCCCATACATTCCAAAGGCTTTGCAGTGCCAATATCCATATGTC of the Aquificaceae bacterium genome contains:
- the miaA gene encoding tRNA (adenosine(37)-N6)-dimethylallyltransferase MiaA, with translation MLIVIGGATGSGKSEVCCLLAERIGGEIISADSMCVYRHMDIGTAKPLECMGKVKHYLVDIVEPGESFDAKLFEEFALKAVREISSKGKVPIVCGGTYLYIQALLYGIEETPPPDWKLRKRLYEIADKKGSEYLYSRLRSVDPQYAQKISPKDTRRIVRALEVFINTGKPFSSFHRWSKPRFDFVGFYLRWSWERLSERLEERTKKMLEMGLMDEIEKLMKMGFENFLTSPQAIGYKEFIPCMKGEKPLQECLTEMVKNTKEYAKRQIRWFRKQGWHEVDMEKVGIEGAVEEI